Proteins encoded by one window of Sorex araneus isolate mSorAra2 chromosome 3, mSorAra2.pri, whole genome shotgun sequence:
- the NDUFAF1 gene encoding complex I intermediate-associated protein 30, mitochondrial, with amino-acid sequence MALVHKLLNGTYRLRKCVKPGVAWYPFKGHCFADYCTSSSQKPVTVAGSTSAQRATEGGLQGQRTTEGGLQGHRPREAALDITSPEEKPEISFDKAIKDEIKDHFWRLKDEIVSHWIGPEGRPLHEVLLEQAKVVWQFRGKEDLDKWVVTSDKTIGGRSEVFLKMGKNNQSALVYGTLSSEAPLDGESSRSGYCAMMSRPLRGPFERKRSYDWSQFNTLYLRVRGDGRPWMVNIKEDTDLIQRKDQMYSYFMFTRGGPYWQEVKIPFSKFFFSNKGRIRDAQYQLMPDRISSIGFTLADKVDGPFFLEIDFIGVFTDPAHKEEFAYENSPELNPRLFK; translated from the exons ATGGCCTTGGTTCACAAATTGCTGAATGGAACTTACAGGCTCAGAAAATGCGTGAAACCAGGTGTGGCCTGGTACCCTTTTAAGGGACATTGCTTTGCAGACTATTGCACCAGCAGCAGTCAGAAACCTGTGACCGTTGCTGGCAGTACCTCTGCGCAGAGGGCGACTGAAGGGGGTTTGCAAGGACAGAGGACGACTGAAGGGGGTTTGCAAGGACACCGGCCAAGAGAAGCAGCTTTGGATATTACTTCTCCAGAGGAGAAGCCAGAAATTAGTTTCGATAAGGCcattaaagatgaaataaaggaCCATTTTTGGCGTTTGAAGGATGAAATCGTGAGTCACTGGATAGGGCCCGAGGGCCGCCCTCTGCACGAGGTCTTGCTGGAGCAAGCCAAGGTAGTGTGGCAATTCCGAGGAAAAGAAGATTTGGACAAATGGGTGGTGACTTCCGATAAGACAATTGGGGGCCGAAGTGAAGTGTTCCTGAAGATGGGCAAGAACAATCAGAGTGCGCTGGTGTACGGGACCCTCAGCTCCGAGGCCCCTCTGGACGGGGAGAGCAGCCGCAGTGGCTACTGCGCCATGATGTCCAGGCCTCTGAGG GGCCCCTTTGAGAGGAAGCGGTCTTATGATTGGTCTCAGTTCAATACCCTGTATCTCCGGGTCCGGGGAGATGGTCGGCCTTGGATGGTGAATATCAAGGAGGACACGGATCTAATCCAGCGGAAGGACCAGATGTACAGTTACTTCATGTTTACCCGCGGAGGGCCCTACTGGCAGGAAGTCAAG attcctttctccaaatttttcttctctaataAAGGAAGAATCCGAGATGCCCAGTACCAGCTGATGCCTGACAGG atcTCTTCCATCGGATTCACCTTGGCTGATAAAGTAGACGGTCCATTCTTCTTGGAAATAGATTTTATTGGTGTATTTACGGATCCAGCCCACAAGGAAGAATTTGCCTATGAAAATTCTCCAGAGCTCAACCCAAGACTTTTTAAGTAG